The proteins below come from a single Triticum aestivum cultivar Chinese Spring chromosome 5D, IWGSC CS RefSeq v2.1, whole genome shotgun sequence genomic window:
- the LOC123120935 gene encoding BTB/POZ domain-containing protein At5g47800 isoform X2: MKYMKLGSKPDTFYTEQAVRSVVSDIPADLIIHVNNTKYQLHKFPLLLKCGLLQRLCSDTEADEQLPVPVALHDIPGGEEAFEICAKFCYGIAISISASNFVPAALAARFLRMTEHVAKGNLVSKLDTFFESCVLHGWRDSIAALQAAWRISGWSESRIVQPCVDSIVEKILLPPSQVAWSYTYTRPGYAKRPHQSVPKDWWTEDISELDIEVFRSVVSTVRATRMLPSPLIGEALHVYACKHLPDPLYTGGSANGHASQSQSSSFTAAAAAAEEALAKQRRVLETVVTMIPGDVGSVTGRFLLRLLRVANYVGASSSTRAQLIRQAGSQLDEAKAVDLLIPLPSDPQAYDVGAAEAVLEYFLAQFQRPAAPDERRRMSVAMEKVVRIFDEYLKTIALDSEFPIGKFIDLAECLPGIARSDHDGLYRAVDTYLKEHPDLSKADRKRLCRLIDCRKLSPDERAQAVSNDRMPLRTIVQLLFVEQERTIGAGGSHSVAPPDRASVDAVSRLAATGREDEAAAMDHRSDVHRPRRAGHEERAQGEAAAMTRSLSASTKTAARKDRTVEERGSRLRNK; encoded by the exons TTCCCCCTGCTGCTCAAGTGCGGCCTCCTGCAGCGCCTCTGCTCCGACACGGAGGCCGACGAGCAGCTGCCGGTGCCGGTGGCGCTCCACGACATCCCGGGCGGCGAGGAGGCCTTCGAGATCTGCGCCAAGTTCTGCTACGGCATCGCCATCAGCATCAGCGCCAGCAACTTCGtgccggcggcgctggcggcgcggTTCCTCCGGATGACGGAGCACGTCGCCAAGGGCAACCTCGTCTCCAAGCTCGACACCTTCTTCGAGTCCTGCGTCCTCCACGGGTGGAGGGACTCCATCGCCGCGCTGCAGGCGGCGTGGCGGATCTCCGGCTGGTCCGAGAGCCGCATCGTCCAGCCATGCGTCGACTCCATTGTCGAGAAGATCCTCCTCCCGCCCTCCCAG GTCGCGTGGTCGTACACGTACACGAGGCCGGGGTACGCCAAGAGGCCCCACCAGTCGGTGCCCAAGGACTGGTGGACGGAGGACATTTCCGAGCTGGACATCGAGGTGTTCCGCTCGGTCGTCTCCACCGTGCGCGCCACGCGCATGCTCCCGTCGCCGCTCATCGGCGAGGCCCTGCACGTCTACGCCTGCAAGCACCTCCCGGACCCGCTCTACACCGGCGGAAGCGCCAACGGCCACGCGTCTCAGAGTCAGAGCTCCTCcttcacggcggcggcggcggcggctgaggaggCGCTCGCCAAGCAGAGGCGCGTGCTGGAGACCGTCGTCACCATGATCCCCGGCGACGTGGGCTCGGTCACGGGACGGTTCCTCCTCCGGTTGCTGCGTGTGGCGAACTACGTCGGCGCGTCCTCGTCGACGCGCGCGCAGCTCATCCGGCAGGCCGGGTCCCAGCTCGACGAGGCCAAGGCGGTGGACCTGCTCATCCCGCTGCCGTCGGACCCGCAGGCGTACGACGTCGGCGCGGCGGAGGCCGTGCTGGAGTACTTCTTGGCGCAGTTCCAGCGGCCGGCCGCTCCCGACGAGCGCCGGAGGATGAGCGTCGCCATGGAGAAGGTGGTCAGAATCTTCGACGAATACCTTAAGACGATCGCCCTCGACAGTGAGTTTCCCATCGGCAAGTTCATCGACCTGGCCGAGTGCCTGCCCGGCATCGCCCGGAGCGACCACGACGGCCTCTACCGCGCCGTCGACACCTACCTCAAG GAACACCCGGACCTGAGCAAGGCGGACAGGAAGCGGCTGTGCCGGTTGATCGACTGCCGGAAGCTGTCGCCGGACGAGCGGGCTCAGGCGGTATCCAATGACCGGATGCCGTTGCGGACCATCGTGCAGCTTCTATTCGTTGAGCAGGAGAGAACAATCGGCGCGGGCGGCAGCCATAGCGTCGCGCCACCGGACCGGGCCTCGGTCGATGCCGTCTCCAGGCTCGCGGCAACAGGCAGAGAGGACGAAGCGGCGGCCATGGACCACAGGTCGGACGTGCACCGGCCGCGGCGGGCCGGCCATGAAGAGCGCGCCCAGGGCGAGGCGGCTGCAATGACGAGGTCGCTATCGGCGTCGACGAAGACGGCGGCGAGGAAGGACAGGACGGTGGAAGAGCGGGGGAGCAGGCTGAGGAACAAGTGA
- the LOC123120935 gene encoding BTB/POZ domain-containing protein At5g47800 isoform X3, producing MTEHVAKGNLVSKLDTFFESCVLHGWRDSIAALQAAWRISGWSESRIVQPCVDSIVEKILLPPSQVAWSYTYTRPGYAKRPHQSVPKDWWTEDISELDIEVFRSVVSTVRATRMLPSPLIGEALHVYACKHLPDPLYTGGSANGHASQSQSSSFTAAAAAAEEALAKQRRVLETVVTMIPGDVGSVTGRFLLRLLRVANYVGASSSTRAQLIRQAGSQLDEAKAVDLLIPLPSDPQAYDVGAAEAVLEYFLAQFQRPAAPDERRRMSVAMEKVVRIFDEYLKTIALDSEFPIGKFIDLAECLPGIARSDHDGLYRAVDTYLKEHPDLSKADRKRLCRLIDCRKLSPDERAQAVSNDRMPLRTIVQLLFVEQERTIGAGGSHSVAPPDRASVDAVSRLAATGREDEAAAMDHRSDVHRPRRAGHEERAQGEAAAMTRSLSASTKTAARKDRTVEERGSRLRNK from the exons ATGACGGAGCACGTCGCCAAGGGCAACCTCGTCTCCAAGCTCGACACCTTCTTCGAGTCCTGCGTCCTCCACGGGTGGAGGGACTCCATCGCCGCGCTGCAGGCGGCGTGGCGGATCTCCGGCTGGTCCGAGAGCCGCATCGTCCAGCCATGCGTCGACTCCATTGTCGAGAAGATCCTCCTCCCGCCCTCCCAG GTCGCGTGGTCGTACACGTACACGAGGCCGGGGTACGCCAAGAGGCCCCACCAGTCGGTGCCCAAGGACTGGTGGACGGAGGACATTTCCGAGCTGGACATCGAGGTGTTCCGCTCGGTCGTCTCCACCGTGCGCGCCACGCGCATGCTCCCGTCGCCGCTCATCGGCGAGGCCCTGCACGTCTACGCCTGCAAGCACCTCCCGGACCCGCTCTACACCGGCGGAAGCGCCAACGGCCACGCGTCTCAGAGTCAGAGCTCCTCcttcacggcggcggcggcggcggctgaggaggCGCTCGCCAAGCAGAGGCGCGTGCTGGAGACCGTCGTCACCATGATCCCCGGCGACGTGGGCTCGGTCACGGGACGGTTCCTCCTCCGGTTGCTGCGTGTGGCGAACTACGTCGGCGCGTCCTCGTCGACGCGCGCGCAGCTCATCCGGCAGGCCGGGTCCCAGCTCGACGAGGCCAAGGCGGTGGACCTGCTCATCCCGCTGCCGTCGGACCCGCAGGCGTACGACGTCGGCGCGGCGGAGGCCGTGCTGGAGTACTTCTTGGCGCAGTTCCAGCGGCCGGCCGCTCCCGACGAGCGCCGGAGGATGAGCGTCGCCATGGAGAAGGTGGTCAGAATCTTCGACGAATACCTTAAGACGATCGCCCTCGACAGTGAGTTTCCCATCGGCAAGTTCATCGACCTGGCCGAGTGCCTGCCCGGCATCGCCCGGAGCGACCACGACGGCCTCTACCGCGCCGTCGACACCTACCTCAAG GAACACCCGGACCTGAGCAAGGCGGACAGGAAGCGGCTGTGCCGGTTGATCGACTGCCGGAAGCTGTCGCCGGACGAGCGGGCTCAGGCGGTATCCAATGACCGGATGCCGTTGCGGACCATCGTGCAGCTTCTATTCGTTGAGCAGGAGAGAACAATCGGCGCGGGCGGCAGCCATAGCGTCGCGCCACCGGACCGGGCCTCGGTCGATGCCGTCTCCAGGCTCGCGGCAACAGGCAGAGAGGACGAAGCGGCGGCCATGGACCACAGGTCGGACGTGCACCGGCCGCGGCGGGCCGGCCATGAAGAGCGCGCCCAGGGCGAGGCGGCTGCAATGACGAGGTCGCTATCGGCGTCGACGAAGACGGCGGCGAGGAAGGACAGGACGGTGGAAGAGCGGGGGAGCAGGCTGAGGAACAAGTGA
- the LOC123120935 gene encoding BTB/POZ domain-containing protein At5g47800 isoform X1, translating to MKYMKLGSKPDTFYTEQAVRVYLWLGRSVVSDIPADLIIHVNNTKYQLHKFPLLLKCGLLQRLCSDTEADEQLPVPVALHDIPGGEEAFEICAKFCYGIAISISASNFVPAALAARFLRMTEHVAKGNLVSKLDTFFESCVLHGWRDSIAALQAAWRISGWSESRIVQPCVDSIVEKILLPPSQVAWSYTYTRPGYAKRPHQSVPKDWWTEDISELDIEVFRSVVSTVRATRMLPSPLIGEALHVYACKHLPDPLYTGGSANGHASQSQSSSFTAAAAAAEEALAKQRRVLETVVTMIPGDVGSVTGRFLLRLLRVANYVGASSSTRAQLIRQAGSQLDEAKAVDLLIPLPSDPQAYDVGAAEAVLEYFLAQFQRPAAPDERRRMSVAMEKVVRIFDEYLKTIALDSEFPIGKFIDLAECLPGIARSDHDGLYRAVDTYLKEHPDLSKADRKRLCRLIDCRKLSPDERAQAVSNDRMPLRTIVQLLFVEQERTIGAGGSHSVAPPDRASVDAVSRLAATGREDEAAAMDHRSDVHRPRRAGHEERAQGEAAAMTRSLSASTKTAARKDRTVEERGSRLRNK from the exons TTCCCCCTGCTGCTCAAGTGCGGCCTCCTGCAGCGCCTCTGCTCCGACACGGAGGCCGACGAGCAGCTGCCGGTGCCGGTGGCGCTCCACGACATCCCGGGCGGCGAGGAGGCCTTCGAGATCTGCGCCAAGTTCTGCTACGGCATCGCCATCAGCATCAGCGCCAGCAACTTCGtgccggcggcgctggcggcgcggTTCCTCCGGATGACGGAGCACGTCGCCAAGGGCAACCTCGTCTCCAAGCTCGACACCTTCTTCGAGTCCTGCGTCCTCCACGGGTGGAGGGACTCCATCGCCGCGCTGCAGGCGGCGTGGCGGATCTCCGGCTGGTCCGAGAGCCGCATCGTCCAGCCATGCGTCGACTCCATTGTCGAGAAGATCCTCCTCCCGCCCTCCCAG GTCGCGTGGTCGTACACGTACACGAGGCCGGGGTACGCCAAGAGGCCCCACCAGTCGGTGCCCAAGGACTGGTGGACGGAGGACATTTCCGAGCTGGACATCGAGGTGTTCCGCTCGGTCGTCTCCACCGTGCGCGCCACGCGCATGCTCCCGTCGCCGCTCATCGGCGAGGCCCTGCACGTCTACGCCTGCAAGCACCTCCCGGACCCGCTCTACACCGGCGGAAGCGCCAACGGCCACGCGTCTCAGAGTCAGAGCTCCTCcttcacggcggcggcggcggcggctgaggaggCGCTCGCCAAGCAGAGGCGCGTGCTGGAGACCGTCGTCACCATGATCCCCGGCGACGTGGGCTCGGTCACGGGACGGTTCCTCCTCCGGTTGCTGCGTGTGGCGAACTACGTCGGCGCGTCCTCGTCGACGCGCGCGCAGCTCATCCGGCAGGCCGGGTCCCAGCTCGACGAGGCCAAGGCGGTGGACCTGCTCATCCCGCTGCCGTCGGACCCGCAGGCGTACGACGTCGGCGCGGCGGAGGCCGTGCTGGAGTACTTCTTGGCGCAGTTCCAGCGGCCGGCCGCTCCCGACGAGCGCCGGAGGATGAGCGTCGCCATGGAGAAGGTGGTCAGAATCTTCGACGAATACCTTAAGACGATCGCCCTCGACAGTGAGTTTCCCATCGGCAAGTTCATCGACCTGGCCGAGTGCCTGCCCGGCATCGCCCGGAGCGACCACGACGGCCTCTACCGCGCCGTCGACACCTACCTCAAG GAACACCCGGACCTGAGCAAGGCGGACAGGAAGCGGCTGTGCCGGTTGATCGACTGCCGGAAGCTGTCGCCGGACGAGCGGGCTCAGGCGGTATCCAATGACCGGATGCCGTTGCGGACCATCGTGCAGCTTCTATTCGTTGAGCAGGAGAGAACAATCGGCGCGGGCGGCAGCCATAGCGTCGCGCCACCGGACCGGGCCTCGGTCGATGCCGTCTCCAGGCTCGCGGCAACAGGCAGAGAGGACGAAGCGGCGGCCATGGACCACAGGTCGGACGTGCACCGGCCGCGGCGGGCCGGCCATGAAGAGCGCGCCCAGGGCGAGGCGGCTGCAATGACGAGGTCGCTATCGGCGTCGACGAAGACGGCGGCGAGGAAGGACAGGACGGTGGAAGAGCGGGGGAGCAGGCTGAGGAACAAGTGA